The region AAACCGGCGTACCGGAGCCTAAACTGGGCCTGGTTACAGATGCCCACGGCGGGGTATTGTTTATTGATGAAATCGGTGAGCTTGATCCGGCCCTGCAAAACAAGCTCCTTAAGGTGCTGGAGGACAAACGGGTGTATTTTGATTCTGCCTATTATGACCCCAATGACCCCAATGTTCCCCAGTATATTAAAAAAATCTTTGAAGAAGGGGCGCCGGCAGACTTTGTGCTGATTGGCGCCACTACCCGGGAGCCGGAGGAAATCAACCCTGCGGTGCGTTCCCGATGTGCCGAGGTGTTTTTTGAACCCCTCACCCCGGCAGATATTCAAGACATCATCCGGCAGGCGGCGTCCAAGCTGCAGGTGGATATGGATGAGCAGGTGCCGGAGATTATTTCCGAGTATACCATTGAGGGACGAAAGGCCATTAACATTTTGGCGGACGCTTACGGGTTGGCCTGCTTCCGTCGCCAGGAAACCAATTCAGTGCATTTGACGGTGCAGGATGTTTATGAAGTAATCCAGGTCAGCCGCTTAACGCCATATGTATTAACCAAAGCCTCGGATGAATGCGAAGTGGGTAAAATTTTCGGCCTGGGGGTAGCCGGCTACCTGGGTTCGGTGTTGGAGATTGAAGCGGTGGCTTTTGCTGCCCGCAACGCCGGACAGGGCACCATTCGATTCAACGATACGGCGGGCAGCATGGCCAAGGACTCGGTATTTAATGCGGCAGCGGTGATTCGCAAACTTACCGGCAAAGACATCAGCCAGTACGACATCCATGTCAACCTGGTGGGAGGCGGCCGCATTGACGGGCCCTCTGCCGGGGTGGCCATCATGCTGGCCATGTTAAGCGCGGTGGAAGAGCAGCCGCTGCCCCAAAACATCGCAGTAACCGGCGAAATTTCCATTCAAGGCAAAGTGCGGGCGGTGGGCGGTGTTTTTGAAAAAATTTACGGTGCCAAACAAGCCGGCATTAAAAAAGTGTTTATTCCCAAAGAAAACCTGCCGGATGTCCCGGCTGACCTAAAGGGCATAGAAGTAATCGCGGTGCAGCGGGTAGAGGAAATACTGGCGCACATCTGGCCGCACCACCAGTCAGCTCTCTGGCTGGTTAGTTAACAAAACAGGCAAACTGACCAAAAAGGTGAGACCATGTTAGATCGCGTACCACCGCAAAACATTGAAGCGGAGCAATCGGTGCTGGGGGCTATGCTGCTGGAACGGGAAGCTATCTTCCGGGTGATGGAATTCCTGAAACCGGAAGACTTTTACCGGGACAGCCACCGCCTGATCTATGAAGTGATCCTGGAACTGGCCGAATCCGGCCGGCCGGTGGATCTGATAACCGTTACCGACCTGCTGCGGGCCAAGGGAGACCTGGAGAAAGTGGGCGGTGTTAGCTATGTAGCCACCCTGGCCAACCTGGTGCCCACCGCCGCCAATGCTGAATATTATGCCCGCATTGTGGAGGAAAAGGCCCTCACCCGGGCTCTTATTTCTGTTACCACCCGTATTTCCGCCCGGGGTTACGAGGGGGCGGAAAATCCCGAAGAACTGCTGGACGAAGCGGAACGCTCCATTTTAGAATTAAGCCGCCGGCGCAGTAGCGACACCTTTGTTCCTATCAAGGAAATCCTGGTTAAAACCTTTGAAGAAATAGAACATGTCTATACCCACCGGGGCAAAATAACCGGCGTTCCCACCGGGTTCCATGACCTGGACCGGATGACCAACGGCCTGCAAAAGGGCGACCTGATTATTTTGGCAGCCCGTCCCAGTATGGGAAAAACTGCCTTTGCCATTTTAATCGGCCAGTATGCTGCCCTGCGGCACCAGGTGCCGGTGGGCATCTTTAGTTTGGAAATGTCCAAAGAACAGCTGGTGCAGCGCATGCTGTGTTCCGAGGCCATGCTGGACGCCCATAAAGTGCGGACCGGGGATTTAACCGACGATGACTGGGCCAAGCTGCACGAAGCCGCCCGCCATCTTTCCCGGGCCCCCGTTTATCTGGACGACAGCGGCGCTGTCACAGTGCGGGAAGTCCGGGCCAAAGCCAGGCGCCTGAAAGCCGAAAAAGGCCTGGGTTTGCTGATTATTGATTACCTGCAGTTGATGTCGGGCGGCCGGCGCACGGAAAATCGCCAGCAGGAAATTGCCGAAATCTCGCGCAGTTTAAAATCCCTGGCCAAAGAACTGCAGGTGCCGGTGCTGGCCCTTTCCCAGCTGAGCCGGGCGGTGGAAAGCCGTACCGACAAGCACCCCATGATGTCCGACCTGCGGGAGAGCGGCAGCATTGAACAAGATGCCGACCTGATCATGTTTATCTACCGTGACGAATACTATAACCCTGATTCAGAGAAAAAGGGGATAGCCGAAATTATTGTGGCCAAGCAAAGAAACGGTTCGGTAGGTACCATAGAGCTGGGATTTTTTAAAGAATTTGTAAAATTCGTCAATTTAGCCCGTCGTGATTAGAAAACAACATTGTGCAAGAAAGAACAAAACCACGGCGGGTTCTTTCTGCTTTTATGCGGCTTTATTCCGGTTGACAACAGCAAGAAACTGGGTTAGTATATTCCTGTTTGGTAACACCGACAGTCTAATATTTAAATGCATCAAGCAAATTAATGGGGGTATTCGGACAGCAGCTCAAATAGAAAACTTTTTAGTTTCTGTTTGGGTTATTTTTATTTTAATGGAAAGAATACCTACCAGACAGCGCCGTTTAGCATAATTGGAGCCGGTGTTAACCTGCACTTAGTGAAGAAAAGAGCGTTCTCCGGGATGTTTTAGGGAAACGTCCTGCGCAGCGGTTTTTGAGGTATTAGGAGGTGTCATTGTGTCTACAGTTGTCATTATCGGTGCCCAGTGGGGGGACGAAGGCAAAGGCAAGATTACAGATTTTTTGGCTGAAAAAGCCGACCTGATTGTGCGTTACCAGGGCGGCAACAATGCCGGCCACACCGTGGTGGTTGACGATGCGGAGTTTAAACTGCATTTGATTCCCTCCGGCATTTTATATCCCGAAAAGACCTGCGTGATTGGCAACGGCGTGGTGATCGACC is a window of Desulforamulus hydrothermalis Lam5 = DSM 18033 DNA encoding:
- the lonC gene encoding Lon family ATP-dependent protease: MKVFLERFMGGNKETAEDQFSRQDRLQRQVTALYGLLSNIYGADKLVLRAGKLDALQLMRSDKLEERVLALQKLVFEDPTYEDLPSLDEIPAILETLQDELADVLARRTVEEELEKKIGEKMHQRHEDYLREIKMQVIKESSGPENAQTLKRLALLEKLETKKLAVSAMEILRPTCINEVVGQQRAVKSLLAKLASPFPQHIILYGPPGVGKTTAARLALEAARQIKGAPFAKDAPFVEVDGTTLRWDPREVTNPLLGSVHDPIYQGARRDLAETGVPEPKLGLVTDAHGGVLFIDEIGELDPALQNKLLKVLEDKRVYFDSAYYDPNDPNVPQYIKKIFEEGAPADFVLIGATTREPEEINPAVRSRCAEVFFEPLTPADIQDIIRQAASKLQVDMDEQVPEIISEYTIEGRKAINILADAYGLACFRRQETNSVHLTVQDVYEVIQVSRLTPYVLTKASDECEVGKIFGLGVAGYLGSVLEIEAVAFAARNAGQGTIRFNDTAGSMAKDSVFNAAAVIRKLTGKDISQYDIHVNLVGGGRIDGPSAGVAIMLAMLSAVEEQPLPQNIAVTGEISIQGKVRAVGGVFEKIYGAKQAGIKKVFIPKENLPDVPADLKGIEVIAVQRVEEILAHIWPHHQSALWLVS
- the dnaB gene encoding replicative DNA helicase, whose product is MLDRVPPQNIEAEQSVLGAMLLEREAIFRVMEFLKPEDFYRDSHRLIYEVILELAESGRPVDLITVTDLLRAKGDLEKVGGVSYVATLANLVPTAANAEYYARIVEEKALTRALISVTTRISARGYEGAENPEELLDEAERSILELSRRRSSDTFVPIKEILVKTFEEIEHVYTHRGKITGVPTGFHDLDRMTNGLQKGDLIILAARPSMGKTAFAILIGQYAALRHQVPVGIFSLEMSKEQLVQRMLCSEAMLDAHKVRTGDLTDDDWAKLHEAARHLSRAPVYLDDSGAVTVREVRAKARRLKAEKGLGLLIIDYLQLMSGGRRTENRQQEIAEISRSLKSLAKELQVPVLALSQLSRAVESRTDKHPMMSDLRESGSIEQDADLIMFIYRDEYYNPDSEKKGIAEIIVAKQRNGSVGTIELGFFKEFVKFVNLARRD